The proteins below are encoded in one region of Oncorhynchus nerka isolate Pitt River linkage group LG15, Oner_Uvic_2.0, whole genome shotgun sequence:
- the LOC115143690 gene encoding insulin-like growth factor-binding protein 3, with the protein MLLYPDLLALLFLQLALSSPWTLASRLPPPRGRSPSSKGLQGARAPNQRQQSGELSTTVLFLGEPCGVYTLSCARGLRCAPPLGDPSPLQALLQGRGVCGNASEPSPSESPQPKATHPTLTEVLEKAPCRRLLNTVLKGLEPVVFQSDRGDIYMPNCDKRGFFRKKQCRSSRGMHRGHCWCVNESGMPTSSHTSPEGTLICDNV; encoded by the exons ATGCTTCTGTACCCTGACCTTCTGGCCCTGCTCTTCCTCCAGCTTGCCCTCTCCAGCCCGTGGACGCTAGCCTCCCGGCTGCCCCCTCCCAGAGGAAGGAGTCCCTCCAGTAAGGGCTTACAGGGGGCTAGGGCCCCCAACCAGAGGCAACAGTCTGGGGAGCTCAGCACCACTGTCCTGTTCCTGGGGGAGCCCTGTGGGGTCTACACCCTGAGCTGTGCCCGAGGACTCCGCTGCGCCCCACCACTGGGAGACCCCAGCCCCCTCCAGGCCCTTCTGCAGGGCAGGGGAGTCTGTGGCAACGCCAGTGAACCCAGCCCTTCTGAGAGTCCCCAGCCAAAAG CCACACACCCGACACTGACTGAAGTCCTGGAGAAG gcTCCGTGTCGTAGGCTGCTGAACACTGTACTTAAAGGTCTTGAGCCCGTGGTCTTCCAGTCAGACCGTGGCGATATCTATATGCCCAACTGTGACAAGCGTGGTTTCTTCAGAAAGAAACAG TGTCGGTCGTCTCGGGGCATGCACCGCGGTCACTGCTGGTGTGTGAATGAGAGTGGCATGCCAACATCATCACACACAAGTCCAGAGGGCACCCTGATCTGTGACAATGTATGA